A part of Legionella sainthelensi genomic DNA contains:
- a CDS encoding peptide chain release factor family protein, which translates to MINKEKWDRLAELMMKLSINEAYLIEKFILGSGKGGQKLHKTASTVYLKHEPSGLEIKCQESRSREDNRYFARIRLCEKLNAILNLEKSQKQQKIEKLKRQKKRRSRRAQQKILDDKSKHSELKILRKKPQSHE; encoded by the coding sequence ATGATTAATAAAGAGAAATGGGATAGGCTAGCAGAATTAATGATGAAATTGAGCATCAACGAAGCATATCTCATTGAAAAATTTATACTGGGCAGTGGTAAAGGGGGGCAGAAGCTGCATAAAACTGCCTCAACTGTTTATTTAAAGCATGAACCTTCTGGCTTGGAAATTAAATGCCAGGAATCAAGAAGCCGTGAAGACAATCGATATTTTGCAAGAATACGGCTTTGTGAAAAATTAAATGCGATTTTGAACCTTGAAAAATCACAAAAACAGCAAAAAATTGAAAAATTAAAACGCCAAAAGAAAAGGCGCTCAAGACGTGCCCAGCAAAAAATCTTAGATGATAAATCCAAACATAGTGAGCTAAAAATACTACGAAAAAAACCTCAATCCCATGAATAA